The proteins below come from a single Cannabis sativa cultivar Pink pepper isolate KNU-18-1 chromosome 3, ASM2916894v1, whole genome shotgun sequence genomic window:
- the LOC133036239 gene encoding uncharacterized protein LOC133036239: MESCGYPYTWERGQGTPNWTEGRLDRSLVNQGWLTMFNTTKLYNLEVSTSDHSPILMELTSSFVEPRVRRFLFENAWLREPEYTGDFKKRIAICKDEIPKWKLGSDENSTANYKLANKQVSEVYIQQEVFLRQRSKQLWLQEEDNNSKFCHASATSRQRNNLISKLKDNSGRWVDWNSGLPQLMIDYFSNLFTTSSNDWREVTSCVQALVVSINFTFLPVEIVPPYFSAKSTTANFRSSDIYFRNMEMWKTLCVSANVASRAKCEHLLPYLSTTASNTIL; the protein is encoded by the exons ATGGAATCGTGTGGCTATCCATACACTTGGGAAAGGGGTCAGGGAACTCCAAACTGGACGGAGGGTCGGTTGGATAGAAGTCTTGTTAATCAAGGTTGGCTTACTATGTTTAATACGACTAAGCTTTATAATTTGGAGGTTTCTACCTCTGATCATTCTCCAATCCTTATGGAGCTTACCTCATCTTTTGTGGAGCCAAGAGTTCGACGTTTCCTCTTTGAGAATGCTTGGTTGCGGGAACC AGAATATACTGGAGATTTTAAAAAGCGTATTGCTATTTGTAAAGATGAAATTCCGAAGTGGAAGTTGGGGAGTGATGAAAACTCTACAGCAAACTATAAATTGGCTAATAAACAAGTATCTGAAGTATACATTCAGCAAGAAGTTTTTTTGCGTCAACGGTCCAAACAACTATGGTTGCAAGAGGAGGATAACAATAGCAAATTTTGTCATGCTTCGGCTACTTCTCGACAACGAAATAACTTGATCTCTAAGCTCAAAGACAATTCGGGGAGGTGGGTGGATTGGAATTCTGGTTTGCCCCAGCTCATGATTGATTACTTCTCAAATCTTTTTACCACTTCTAGCAATGATTGGAGGGAAGTAACTAGTTGTGTTCAGGCTCTTGTGGTTagtataaattttacatttctCCCCGTAGAGATAGTGCCTCCATATTTCAGCGCAAAATCTACTACTGCCAACTTTAGATC ATCAGATATATACTTCCGTAACATGGAAATGTGGAAAACATTATGCGTTTCTGCTAATGTTGCCAGTAGGGCCAAATG